The Planktothrix tepida PCC 9214 genome has a segment encoding these proteins:
- a CDS encoding glycogen debranching enzyme N-terminal domain-containing protein, with the protein MSINFGRETCCNLPSAEAREWLVTNGIGGYASGTIAGVLTRRYQGLLVAALKPPLGRTLLVAKIDDLVNYQGQVYPLYTNRWAGGSIDGYGHHQIERFQLERTIPTWKFACADALLEKRIWMQPEANITYVRYSLTRASGPITLTLKVFVNYRDYHSDTQAGNWQMQIEHVENGVCVTPFAEAVPFYLLTDRASVTPTPQWHYNFDLARERERGLRDYEDHLQAATFTATLNPGESLCFVASTEPNPSLNGEAALEVRRTYERKLLGFWQDSCPANIRETPQWIQQLVFAADQFIVNRPIPENPVVDTPTPALR; encoded by the coding sequence ATGAGTATTAATTTTGGACGAGAAACTTGCTGTAATTTGCCCAGTGCTGAAGCACGAGAATGGTTAGTCACCAATGGGATCGGTGGCTATGCTTCAGGAACAATCGCAGGTGTACTAACACGCCGTTATCAAGGGTTATTAGTGGCGGCTTTAAAACCTCCCTTGGGTCGTACCTTACTGGTGGCGAAAATAGATGACCTTGTAAACTATCAGGGACAAGTTTACCCTCTTTATACGAACCGTTGGGCCGGAGGCTCAATTGACGGTTATGGACATCACCAGATTGAACGGTTTCAGTTAGAACGAACGATCCCCACCTGGAAATTTGCCTGCGCCGATGCGTTGCTGGAAAAACGAATTTGGATGCAGCCCGAAGCGAATATTACCTACGTTCGTTATAGTTTAACTCGTGCCTCTGGCCCTATTACCCTGACATTAAAAGTTTTTGTTAATTATCGAGATTATCATAGCGATACCCAGGCCGGGAATTGGCAAATGCAGATCGAACACGTTGAAAACGGCGTTTGTGTGACTCCCTTTGCAGAAGCAGTGCCTTTTTATTTATTAACCGATCGCGCTAGTGTTACCCCTACCCCCCAATGGCACTATAACTTTGATTTAGCACGGGAACGCGAGCGTGGCTTAAGAGATTACGAAGATCATCTTCAAGCCGCCACCTTCACCGCCACCTTAAACCCCGGAGAATCTTTATGTTTTGTTGCGAGTACAGAACCCAATCCTAGTTTAAATGGAGAAGCCGCCTTAGAAGTCCGTCGCACCTACGAACGCAAATTATTAGGATTTTGGCAAGATAGCTGTCCGGCTAACATCCGAGAAACGCCTCAATGGATACAACAGTTAGTTTTTGCGGCGGATCAATTTATTGTCAATCGTCCCATCCCCGAAAATCCAGTTGTTGACACTCCCACCCCTGCGCTACGCTAA